The following proteins come from a genomic window of Montipora foliosa isolate CH-2021 chromosome 2, ASM3666993v2, whole genome shotgun sequence:
- the LOC137991117 gene encoding uncharacterized protein yields the protein MGFILLLSLALNWSCTSAMLPNYSPAVRGDLQTRDEIIRGYFDLGLTAPEIASFLACIHGIRISLRQLKRILRRLRCTRRQNLSDLEEVVEAVEAELRGSGSLLGYRAMHQRLVNHHRLATTREVVRHTLRIFDPEGVELRSRQRLRRRVYRCKGPNYIWHIDGYHKLKPFGFCVHGAIDGFSGRILWLEVASSNNDPCIVAQYYLDCVRQIEGTARVVRGDRGTENGNVAAIQRFFRRTAGDDFSGEKSFMFGKSTSNQRIEAWWGHLRNGCAQWWIQFSKDLRDSGLYSDSDVIQRECLHFCFMDVIQMELHKVAQEWNLHRIRPSVNAECPSGKPDVLYFVPESVATQDYSSPVDMDEIEIAEDMYAERPQEKGCSPHFKQLAEMILEDEDLEQPTNAEEALQLYFDLLDHIDDIGN from the coding sequence ATGGGTTTCATCCTCCTGCTTTCATTAGCTCTTAACTGGTCTTGCACTTCAGCAATGCTTCCAAATTACTCTCCAGCAGTACGAGGTGACCTACAAACACGCGACGAAATCATACGAGGCTATTTCGATCTAGGACTAACTGCTCCAGAAATAGCTTCATTTTTAGCTTGTATTCACGGTATCCGGATAAGTTTGAGGCAATTGAAACGAATATTGAGGAGGCTGCGGTGCACAAGACGTCAGAACCTGAGTGATCTAGAGGAGGTTGTCGAGGCAGTGGAAGCAGAGCTGAGAGGGAGCGGAAGTTTACTTGGGTATAGAGCAATGCATCAAAGGCTGGTTAATCATCACCGACTGGCTACTACTAGAGAAGTCGTTCGCCACACGTTACGAATATTTGATCCAGAAGGTGTGGAACTGCGTTCACGACAGAGACTACGAAGAAGAGTGTACCGATGTAAAGGTCCAAATTACATCTGGCATATAGACGGGTACCATAAACTCAAACCATTTGGATTCTGTGTTCACGGTGCTATAGACGGTTTCAGCGGAAGGATTTTATGGTTGGAAGTTGCTTCATCAAATAATGATCCGTGCATAGTCGCACAGTATTATTTAGATTGTGTCCGACAGATAGAGGGAACTGCTCGAGTTGTAAGGGGAGACAGAGGAACTGAAAATGGTAACGTAGCAGCCATCCAACGTTTCTTTCGTAGAACTGCTGGGGATGATTTTTCTGGTGAGaaaagtttcatgtttggaaaATCAACATCTAACCAGAGAATAGAGGCGTGGTGGGGCCATCTCAGAAATGGGTGTGCACAGTGGTGGATACAGTTTTCCAAAGACCTGCGAGATTCTGGGTTGTATAGTGATAGTGATGTAATACAAAGGGAATGTCTTCACTTCTGTTTCATGGATGTCATTCAAATGGAACTACATAAAGTGGCCCAGGAATGGAATCTTCACAGGATCCGACCATCTGTCAATGCAGAATGCCCCTCTGGAAAGCCTGATGTTCTTTACTTTGTCCCAGAATCAGTAGCTACACAAGATTATTCAAGCCCCGTCGACATGGATGAAATTGAAATTGCTGAAGACATGTATGCAGAACGGCCGCAGGAAAAGGGCTGTTCCCCACACTTTAAACAACTGGCCGAAATGATCCTAGAAGACGAGGACTTGGAGCAACCAACAAATGCAGAGGAAGCTCTTCAACTGTACTTTGATCTCTTAGACCACATTGATGACATAGGCAACTGA
- the LOC137988823 gene encoding uncharacterized protein, translated as MNALEKLTAGGVTNVWVHRETVMLDLLKLYETSGEITQRLATVSFYGEQGMDLDGVKREAYSIFWRQVLHEYFDGSSTFVPRVGPGIEESTMRTLGQIISHQYVLTGIFPVQINKAFVVAMLCGRQALDNEDLVEAFLEYVSDNESMALKAALAQSEQGGLSDESYGFLIDFFSDYQVKKRPSATNLKAIVVQVAKNELLSRPAMAMDSMREGLHDGDYKDLWKYSKEDVFKVYEVMRVTPQRVLSMLSEEPSTHVHKCRLQILSYLKKYIRCLSRKELELFLRYITGSSLPVVESIKAIFHVNELGSLPHPIAHTCSASIDLPDGGYASFNDFRVQMDSLLSNELSWNFTSV; from the coding sequence ATGAATGCCCTCGAGAAACTTACTGCTGGAGGTGTAACGAACGTATGGGTCCACAGAGAAACTGTCATGCTTGATCTTCTCAAACTATATGAAACGTCAGGAGAAATAACACAACGCCTTGCAACCGTTTCCTTCTACGGAGAACAAGGAATGGATCTGGACGGTGTCAAAAGAGAAGCTTATTCGATATTCTGGAGACAGGTCCTACAcgagtacttcgacgggagctCTACATTTGTCCCGCGAGTCGGCCCAGGCATCGAGGAGTCGACAATGAGAACACTTGGTCAAATCATCAGCCATCAATATGTTCTCACAGGTATATTTCCAGTTCAGATCAATAAGGCCTTTGTTGTTGCTATGCTCTGTGGGCGGCAAGCACTTGACAACGAAGACCTCGTAGAGGCTTTCCTGGAGTACGTATCGGATAATGAATCCATGGCGTTAAAAGCAGCTCTGGCACAGTCAGAGCAGGGAGGGCTCTCTGATGAATCCTATGGTTTCTTAATAGATTTTTTTAGTGATTACCAAGTGAAAAAGAGGCCTTCGGCCACCAACCTAAAAGCTATTGTGGTCCAAGTGGCAAAAAATGAGTTGCTGTCAAGGCCTGCCATGGCAATGGATAGTATGAGGGAGGGCCTTCACGACGGTGATTATAAAGATCTGTGGAAGTACTCAAAGGAGGATGTCTTTAAGGTATATGAGGTGATGCGCGTGACGCCACAGCGAGTTCTGTCGATGCTGTCTGAGGAGCCTTCTACACATGTGCACAAGTGCCGTCTACAGATCCTTTCCTACCTGAAGAAATACATCAGGTGCCTTAGCCGAAAGGAGCTTGAGCTGTTTCTTCGTTACATCACGGGGAGTTCCCTGCCAGTTGTCGAGAGTATCAAGGCTATATTTCATGTGAACGAGTTAGGCTCCCTACCCCATCCTATTGCACATACCTGTTCAGCTTCTATTGACCTTCCAGATGGTGGGTATGCAAGTTTTAACGATTTCAGAGTGCAAATGGACTCTCTCCTTAGCAATGAACTTTCATGGAATTTCACGTCAGTGTGA
- the LOC137988830 gene encoding uncharacterized protein, which produces MADEELASEIEKVFTFLREKRKVDFDVCDRFRKEMMDFTAIRPSSSDKDFEALDLKRRGDVLALKSFVSSGGIAGGKNEERSEKKRKLLQLSKQLVKKSSNGKAKTQETPSSKERKHPQKSALKKIQVGWHHYNEDLKRHVAVRLAKGGGTRELMVPLSATEDDMIDLLTNVFFPEGYSVHGYTHELKFKLADFKFEEVIGDEFTSLSCYIAKYNLSKVKMYLLSRCVDMKDIEKKKKVHYVSDDDDDEAALLTPAFESKQNTSTRIWRKPSRC; this is translated from the exons ATGGCGGACGAAGAGCTGGCATCCGAGATAGAAAAG GTTTTTACTTTTCtgagggaaaaaagaaaagtggacttCGATGTTTGCGATAGGTTTCGGaaagaaatg ATGGATTTCACAGCTATAAGGCCGAGTTCTAGTGATAAAGACTTTGAGGCTCTTGATTTGAAACGAAGAGGAGATGTGCTTGCTCTGAAATCATTTGTTTCCAGCGGTGGAATAGCTGGGGGAAAAAATGAGGAAAGAAGTGAGAAAAAGAGAAAGCTCTTACAATTATCTAAACAGCTTGTAAAGAAGTCAAGCAACGGGAAGGCAAAGACACAGGAAACACCATCatcaaaggaaagaaagcaTCCACAGAAGTCTGCATTGAAGAAAATCCAAGTTGGATGGCATCATTACAACGAGGACTTAAAGCGCCATGTTGCTGTTCGCCTAGCAAAAGGAGGGGGCACAAGGGAGTTAATGGTTCCATTATCTGCAACAGAAGATGATATGATTGATCTCCTGACAAATGTGTTTTTCCCTGAAGGATATTCAGTGCATGGATACACTCATGAATTAAAGTTTAAACTCGCAGACTTTAAGTTTGAAGAAGTAATAGGTGATGAGTTCACATCACTGTCATGTTACATAGCAAAGTACAACTTAAGCAAAGTGAAGATGTACCTCTTGTCAAGGTGTGTAGACATGAAAGACAttgagaagaaaaagaaagttcaCTATgtcagtgatgatgatgatgatgaggctGCTTTACTTACACCTGCTTTTGAGAGCAAGCAGAATACCAGTACCAGGATTTGGAGAAAACCCAGCAGATGCTGA